A window of the Candidatus Polarisedimenticolaceae bacterium genome harbors these coding sequences:
- a CDS encoding AAA family ATPase, whose protein sequence is MKPVEINEFLQADVIGQQDILKFVSVAIFKHLAGEKYGNLLMIGNSGTGKTTIMRAMERLYQSHEEIHENRVVCIMNANQFATDEGMVDPNRLLTRLEERAREILGEGASAEEIGNYMEHATVCIDEIDKISSIVGGKPYVTGINIQQGLLTLIEGERILYPVTVYKDKQLEKAAIHVDTGKMLFLCAGAFETLYEMVYRRVTSPMSRVKLPTETVYENGEVQIREFFTLRHWFKQEDLFDYGMQPQFLSRFDNNIILEDLHAGILSRIFTEPRDSVFNASKNFFKKYQIDLEVTEGAVRKVADEASKSSRIGARALKAVWGRIIKPYEFDPFSQPDVKKNGEGYKLVVDETIVLRALKPPV, encoded by the coding sequence ATGAAGCCTGTCGAGATCAACGAGTTCCTGCAAGCCGACGTCATCGGGCAGCAGGACATCCTGAAGTTCGTCTCCGTCGCGATCTTCAAGCATCTGGCCGGCGAGAAGTACGGCAACCTCCTCATGATCGGGAACTCCGGCACCGGGAAGACCACGATCATGCGGGCGATGGAGCGCCTCTACCAGTCGCACGAGGAGATCCACGAGAACCGGGTCGTCTGCATCATGAACGCGAACCAGTTCGCGACCGACGAGGGGATGGTCGACCCGAACCGCCTCCTCACCCGGCTCGAGGAGCGCGCGCGGGAGATCCTCGGCGAGGGCGCGTCGGCCGAGGAGATCGGCAACTACATGGAGCACGCGACCGTCTGCATCGACGAGATCGACAAGATCTCGTCGATCGTGGGCGGCAAGCCTTACGTCACCGGCATCAACATCCAGCAGGGTCTCCTGACGCTGATCGAAGGCGAGCGCATCCTCTACCCGGTCACGGTCTACAAGGACAAGCAGCTCGAGAAGGCGGCGATCCACGTCGACACCGGGAAGATGCTGTTCCTGTGCGCCGGCGCGTTCGAGACGCTCTACGAGATGGTCTACCGTCGCGTCACGTCGCCGATGTCGCGGGTGAAGCTCCCGACCGAGACCGTCTACGAGAACGGCGAGGTTCAGATCCGCGAGTTCTTCACGCTGCGCCACTGGTTCAAGCAGGAAGACCTCTTCGACTACGGGATGCAGCCGCAGTTCCTGTCGCGCTTCGACAACAACATCATTCTCGAAGACCTTCACGCCGGCATCCTGTCGCGCATCTTCACCGAGCCGCGTGACTCCGTCTTCAACGCGTCGAAGAACTTCTTCAAGAAGTACCAGATCGATCTCGAGGTGACCGAGGGCGCCGTCCGCAAAGTCGCCGACGAAGCATCGAAGTCGAGCCGCATCGGGGCGCGCGCGCTCAAGGCCGTCTGGGGCCGCATCATCAAGCCCTACGAGTTCGACCCGTTCTCCCAGCCCGACGTCAAGAAGAACGGCGAGGGCTACAAGCTCGTGGTGGATGAGACCATCGTCCTCAGAGCGCTGAAGCCTCCCGTCTAA
- a CDS encoding DUF3857 domain-containing protein, which produces MKMFLTVVIALTATTVAGAATPDEPWLDAPPFTVATETLVSKVRARPAPDAPAEILLEEMSFQFDDAARLTKTYHALYRVLDQSGVDDRSWVNVRWAPWYESRPEVKARIVSADGVAHDLDGATLGDEPLGDDSSSTVSDRRVLTGPLPAVEIGSVVELTWTIVEGTPPFIPSHFYSFVFGDSIPVRNTKVTIDAPAGLAVVARAKCLPSVSMEKSEHEGRVLQTFRMGALPKLPDRVQSLPFDVDETPIVELSVGAGWPRIAGDYSDIVDKQIGGGQVGGLASAGKGLAGQARIEAIVRALHATVRYSGVEFRESTIVPAPPAETSKRRFGDCKDKATLLVALLRGAGLQAHVALVATGLGRDPDPDLPGIEVFDHAIVVVEGTPRLWIDATADNFRVGDLPIGVAGRLALVASKSTPGMERIPESTAARNRIETSRDLYLGEIGPARIVETVRSTGVLEAMARGRNWSISEADWRKKTEADAKRIFKAKALGDAHRTPPSDLTQPFVETYEAVESPVGQTFADASSPRFPQADFVSRLSDELPTATDATDKAAKPRTQPFHLENPFVDVWTVRVHPPPGFAPGEPPKTEDTTVGPVRFTRRFRQLDDGVLEFQATLDTGDRLVWSTEELAQVRAWIDKLKKSDDVQIVVEQVGYKALQQGRIGDAIAEYSRLAQLHPKEALHHSQLATAFLRGGVGEAARSEARRAVTLEPGSATTWVTYSFIYSHDLIGRPFENGADIAETERAARKAMELDPKDETARRNLAVALEYDPKTSERYGRRARLMDAISVWQGLKKDLDTKAYDQSLLVALARADRWSEVRDLASDADTVDDRVAWVVAATEIGSGIDDATAEAGRRTGTRTDKNSALVKASTLLLQLRRYPESAALLRAASTAAGGDTSAPGRADVIARCRRHETMDLSGDDAESFLKRFFVEIASGDDPVKILDYVSPMLAGSATDPSLDGLRNRTAAMRGMAGSGMTSDGVVDVALAQLEWHTEGNPDLGYKITMRLQVPGTAQSIDWFLQRENGALKIVGTSQDVQSLGIVALRRLDIGRIEDARQWLTWARDEFPGAHADFLDDTPFVAAWNSEGTMDAAALKSAAAALGCYRDGENSLRILTEAAGSARSDDEKFRLEYGVQEAYWTLGRPTDALPLARRYFAAHPSTNAFDRLGSGLLIAKAYDELAALCVSREADHAMETVARRLEYRIAYQQRRWEEADRALRQLVDQGKGNDNNYNSLAWIGLFRGDDSPRLVDDAERAALRTSRSSSINLHTLAAVYAEVGRFADAQQTLVKMIAARASKSLERVDWLVIGRLAERYGARDEAIAAYRRIERPKHDWDLPGSTFELAQTWLERLSPPAPADRNGVRTAPRKGRGL; this is translated from the coding sequence ATGAAGATGTTCCTGACCGTCGTCATCGCGCTCACCGCGACGACCGTCGCCGGTGCCGCGACTCCCGATGAGCCGTGGCTGGATGCGCCGCCGTTCACTGTCGCCACGGAGACGCTCGTCTCGAAGGTTCGAGCACGTCCGGCACCGGATGCCCCTGCCGAGATCCTCTTGGAGGAGATGTCGTTCCAATTCGACGACGCGGCACGTCTTACGAAGACATACCACGCTCTCTATCGCGTTCTCGATCAGTCCGGTGTCGACGACCGAAGCTGGGTCAACGTGCGTTGGGCACCGTGGTACGAGTCGCGCCCGGAGGTGAAGGCGCGGATCGTCTCCGCCGACGGTGTCGCGCACGACCTCGATGGTGCGACGCTCGGCGACGAGCCGCTGGGTGACGACTCGTCCTCCACCGTCTCCGATCGCAGGGTCCTCACCGGGCCGTTGCCGGCGGTGGAGATCGGGTCGGTCGTCGAGCTCACGTGGACCATCGTCGAGGGCACTCCACCCTTCATCCCATCCCACTTCTACAGCTTCGTCTTCGGCGATTCGATTCCGGTACGGAATACGAAGGTGACGATCGACGCACCGGCCGGCCTCGCCGTCGTGGCTCGAGCGAAGTGTCTGCCGTCGGTGTCCATGGAGAAGAGCGAGCACGAAGGCCGGGTTCTGCAAACGTTCCGCATGGGAGCCCTTCCCAAGCTACCCGACAGGGTACAGTCCCTGCCGTTCGACGTGGACGAGACACCCATCGTCGAGCTGTCGGTGGGCGCTGGATGGCCGCGTATCGCAGGTGACTACTCCGATATCGTGGACAAGCAAATCGGCGGCGGACAGGTCGGTGGCCTCGCGAGCGCGGGCAAGGGGCTTGCGGGGCAGGCGAGGATCGAGGCGATCGTGCGTGCGCTGCACGCGACCGTGCGTTATTCTGGCGTCGAATTCCGCGAATCGACGATCGTGCCCGCGCCGCCCGCGGAGACGTCGAAGCGACGATTCGGTGATTGCAAGGACAAGGCGACGCTCCTCGTCGCTCTGCTGCGGGGCGCCGGACTCCAGGCTCATGTGGCGCTCGTCGCGACGGGGCTCGGCCGCGATCCCGACCCCGATCTTCCCGGGATCGAAGTCTTCGATCATGCGATCGTCGTCGTCGAAGGCACCCCGCGGCTCTGGATCGACGCCACGGCGGACAATTTCCGCGTCGGCGATCTCCCGATCGGCGTTGCCGGACGCCTCGCTCTCGTCGCCTCGAAGTCGACGCCCGGGATGGAGCGGATCCCCGAATCGACCGCAGCGCGCAACCGTATCGAAACCTCGCGGGATCTGTACTTGGGGGAGATCGGGCCCGCGCGGATCGTGGAGACGGTCCGTTCGACCGGCGTCCTGGAGGCGATGGCTCGCGGCCGGAATTGGAGCATCAGCGAGGCCGATTGGAGAAAAAAGACTGAAGCGGACGCCAAGCGCATCTTCAAGGCCAAGGCGCTGGGCGACGCGCACCGAACGCCTCCGAGCGATCTCACGCAACCGTTCGTCGAGACGTACGAAGCTGTCGAGAGCCCGGTTGGACAGACGTTCGCGGACGCATCGAGTCCGCGATTCCCCCAAGCCGACTTCGTCTCTCGACTGAGCGACGAGCTGCCGACGGCGACCGACGCGACGGACAAGGCGGCGAAGCCGCGCACGCAGCCGTTTCACCTGGAAAATCCGTTCGTCGATGTGTGGACAGTCCGCGTGCATCCGCCGCCCGGGTTCGCGCCCGGTGAGCCACCGAAGACCGAGGACACCACCGTGGGCCCCGTCCGGTTCACGCGCCGTTTCCGTCAACTCGACGACGGGGTCCTCGAGTTCCAGGCGACGCTCGACACGGGAGATCGGCTCGTCTGGTCGACGGAAGAGCTGGCGCAGGTCCGCGCGTGGATCGACAAGCTGAAGAAGTCCGACGATGTGCAGATCGTCGTGGAGCAAGTCGGCTACAAGGCGCTCCAACAGGGGCGTATTGGGGACGCGATCGCCGAGTACAGTCGCCTCGCCCAACTTCATCCCAAAGAGGCGTTACATCACAGTCAGCTCGCCACGGCATTCCTCCGAGGCGGCGTCGGGGAAGCGGCACGCAGCGAGGCGCGGCGGGCCGTCACGCTCGAACCCGGATCCGCCACCACGTGGGTGACCTACAGTTTCATCTACTCACACGACCTCATCGGCCGACCGTTCGAGAACGGGGCCGATATCGCCGAGACCGAGCGTGCCGCGCGCAAGGCGATGGAGCTCGATCCGAAAGACGAAACGGCGCGGCGCAATCTGGCGGTCGCTCTCGAGTACGACCCTAAGACGAGTGAGCGATATGGCCGCCGTGCCCGCCTGATGGACGCCATCTCGGTCTGGCAAGGCCTCAAGAAGGATCTCGATACGAAGGCGTACGACCAGTCGCTGCTCGTGGCGTTGGCACGAGCCGACCGTTGGTCCGAGGTCCGCGATCTGGCAAGCGATGCCGACACGGTCGATGATCGCGTCGCCTGGGTCGTAGCGGCGACGGAAATCGGCAGCGGCATCGACGATGCGACCGCGGAGGCCGGCCGACGCACCGGTACCCGAACTGACAAGAACAGCGCGTTGGTGAAGGCATCGACCCTGCTGTTGCAGTTGAGGCGGTATCCCGAGTCGGCGGCTCTGCTGCGAGCGGCCTCGACCGCCGCAGGGGGCGACACCTCGGCGCCGGGGCGCGCCGACGTGATCGCACGATGCAGGCGTCACGAGACGATGGATCTCAGTGGCGACGATGCGGAGTCCTTCCTCAAACGGTTCTTCGTCGAGATCGCTTCCGGAGATGATCCGGTGAAGATCCTCGACTACGTGTCCCCGATGCTCGCGGGTTCAGCCACCGATCCTTCACTCGACGGACTTCGGAACCGCACCGCCGCGATGCGTGGCATGGCCGGGTCGGGAATGACCTCCGACGGCGTCGTCGACGTGGCCTTGGCTCAACTCGAGTGGCACACAGAGGGGAACCCCGACCTCGGGTACAAGATCACGATGCGGCTACAGGTTCCTGGAACGGCGCAATCGATCGACTGGTTCTTGCAGCGCGAGAACGGCGCTCTCAAGATCGTGGGCACGTCACAAGACGTGCAGTCGCTTGGCATCGTCGCGCTGCGTCGGCTCGACATCGGACGCATCGAGGACGCGCGTCAGTGGTTGACCTGGGCGCGCGATGAGTTTCCCGGCGCGCATGCCGACTTCTTGGACGACACGCCATTCGTGGCCGCCTGGAACTCGGAAGGGACGATGGACGCGGCCGCCCTCAAGAGCGCGGCTGCGGCGCTCGGATGCTATCGCGACGGCGAGAATTCCTTGCGCATCCTGACGGAAGCCGCGGGCAGCGCAAGAAGTGACGACGAGAAGTTTCGTCTCGAGTACGGCGTGCAGGAAGCCTATTGGACGCTGGGCCGCCCCACGGACGCCCTCCCGCTTGCGAGGCGTTACTTCGCAGCTCACCCGTCGACGAACGCCTTCGATCGTCTCGGGAGCGGGCTCCTGATCGCGAAGGCGTACGACGAGCTCGCGGCGCTGTGCGTCTCGCGAGAGGCGGATCACGCGATGGAGACCGTCGCTCGGCGGCTCGAGTATCGGATCGCCTACCAACAGCGGCGATGGGAAGAAGCGGATCGAGCGTTGCGACAGCTCGTCGACCAAGGGAAAGGCAATGACAACAACTACAACTCGCTCGCTTGGATCGGGCTCTTCCGGGGTGACGACAGCCCGCGCCTCGTGGACGACGCAGAGCGCGCGGCGCTGCGGACGTCGCGCTCGAGCTCGATCAACCTTCACACGCTGGCCGCCGTGTATGCCGAGGTCGGGCGGTTCGCCGATGCTCAGCAGACGCTCGTCAAGATGATCGCGGCCCGGGCGAGCAAGTCGCTGGAACGGGTCGACTGGCTCGTCATCGGGCGGCTCGCAGAACGATACGGAGCGCGGGACGAAGCGATCGCCGCCTATCGGCGCATCGAGCGTCCCAAGCACGATTGGGATCTCCCCGGATCGACGTTCGAATTGGCCCAAACCTGGCTCGAGCGGCTCTCGCCGCCAGCTCCCGCCGATCGGAACGGGGTTCGTACGGCGCCGCGCAAGGGGCGAGGCTTATAA
- a CDS encoding thrombospondin type 3 repeat-containing protein, with the protein MPNNQSDVDGDGDGDACDDCIHDYNPDQADADGDGLGDVCDNCPSVANADQADRVQPDGIGDACEDSDQDGVVDALDNCPFVASPDQTDSDGDGFGDACDVCRHTPNPAQRERAACIGVSSSGGTCLDAAVDLVDPSESGRVIVRKVTAGPPSRIEIELLQTTCADETDSYSFSLNGVLLGTVPADRSDASFCACEPVPQRIVFDDAGTIGAAWSSTAPNSLHVEKIGDTSYLSWMRVSGIGPAPLCLLDVTGQQCSGTNLCVAYTNVLSQSFVLPLLGGVVELISVPFAQGALPARVPIGSLEPGAYQLCVEGNSGDGSAPPIDCRDFSRSMEENIAINDAGCGPPAANAGPDIVAECEVPFTLDGRGSTDPDSTPGTSDGIAHYAWYLAYGTQGQELLGEGPVLTTALPSGFYLVTLEVTDTSGATATDGVAVDVSDTRPPAGSILSPQAGACFGPSALPVTITDSFVDACDGMAMKSYDPPPGPSYFSHGDHHVTLHASDSSGHSVSASVDFTIDTVPPSVTILTPAGGGPALPMSLPIPIVFQSSDADGATGDVVHETISLQECVIFDGATYGDRDGILHDETISVTRADVCRIATLCGVHQLDNPELRITATDCGGNEAVASVRIPGTMALDVSNCWGGLVPARPRTKTIKKSGF; encoded by the coding sequence GTGCCCAACAACCAGTCCGACGTCGACGGCGACGGCGACGGCGACGCCTGCGACGACTGCATCCATGACTACAACCCTGACCAGGCCGACGCCGACGGCGATGGACTCGGCGACGTTTGCGACAACTGCCCGTCCGTCGCCAACGCCGACCAGGCCGATCGCGTGCAGCCGGACGGGATCGGCGACGCCTGTGAGGATTCCGATCAGGACGGCGTCGTCGATGCGCTTGATAACTGCCCGTTCGTAGCGAGCCCCGACCAGACCGACTCGGACGGCGACGGCTTCGGCGACGCCTGTGACGTTTGCCGACACACGCCAAATCCGGCTCAGAGAGAACGCGCGGCGTGTATCGGCGTGAGCTCGAGCGGCGGGACGTGCCTCGACGCGGCGGTCGATCTCGTCGACCCGTCGGAGAGCGGACGCGTCATCGTGCGCAAGGTTACGGCGGGGCCGCCTTCGAGGATCGAGATCGAGCTGCTCCAGACGACGTGCGCCGACGAGACCGACAGTTATTCATTCTCGTTGAATGGCGTGCTCCTCGGTACCGTTCCCGCCGATCGCTCGGACGCCTCCTTCTGCGCTTGCGAGCCGGTACCTCAGCGCATCGTCTTCGACGACGCCGGGACGATCGGTGCGGCGTGGAGCTCGACGGCGCCGAACAGCCTTCACGTGGAGAAGATCGGCGACACGAGCTACTTGAGCTGGATGCGCGTGTCCGGCATCGGGCCGGCACCGCTGTGCTTGCTGGACGTGACCGGGCAGCAGTGCAGCGGTACCAACTTGTGCGTGGCTTACACGAACGTCCTCTCGCAGAGCTTCGTTCTCCCGTTGCTCGGAGGAGTCGTCGAGCTGATCTCCGTGCCGTTCGCGCAGGGTGCCCTTCCTGCGCGCGTGCCGATCGGGTCGCTCGAGCCCGGGGCGTACCAGCTCTGCGTCGAAGGCAATTCCGGAGACGGAAGCGCTCCGCCGATCGATTGCCGCGATTTCAGCCGTAGCATGGAAGAGAACATCGCGATCAACGACGCGGGGTGCGGCCCTCCCGCGGCGAACGCCGGTCCCGACATCGTCGCGGAGTGCGAAGTTCCGTTCACGCTCGACGGCCGCGGCTCGACCGATCCCGATTCGACCCCCGGAACTTCGGACGGCATCGCCCATTACGCTTGGTACCTCGCGTACGGGACGCAAGGGCAGGAGCTGCTCGGCGAGGGACCCGTCCTGACCACCGCCCTCCCCTCCGGCTTCTACCTCGTCACACTGGAGGTCACCGACACGTCGGGAGCCACCGCCACCGACGGGGTCGCCGTCGACGTCTCTGACACGCGTCCGCCCGCAGGCTCGATCCTTTCGCCGCAGGCCGGTGCCTGTTTCGGCCCATCAGCGCTTCCGGTCACCATCACCGACAGCTTCGTCGACGCCTGCGATGGAATGGCAATGAAATCGTACGATCCGCCGCCGGGCCCCTCGTATTTCAGCCACGGCGATCATCACGTCACGCTTCATGCGAGCGATAGCTCGGGTCACAGCGTGAGCGCGAGCGTCGACTTCACGATCGACACTGTTCCGCCGTCGGTCACGATCTTGACGCCCGCGGGCGGCGGCCCGGCACTCCCGATGTCGCTCCCCATCCCGATCGTCTTCCAAAGCAGCGATGCCGACGGCGCTACGGGCGACGTCGTGCACGAGACGATCTCGCTTCAGGAGTGCGTCATCTTCGACGGCGCCACGTACGGCGATCGCGACGGGATCCTCCACGACGAAACGATCTCGGTGACCCGCGCCGACGTTTGCCGCATCGCGACGCTCTGCGGCGTGCACCAGCTCGACAATCCGGAGCTGCGCATAACCGCCACCGATTGCGGAGGGAACGAGGCCGTCGCCTCCGTGCGCATTCCGGGCACGATGGCGCTCGACGTCTCCAACTGTTGGGGCGGCCTTGTCCCGGCGCGACCTCGGACGAAGACGATCAAGAAGTCCGGGTTCTGA
- a CDS encoding carboxypeptidase-like regulatory domain-containing protein — protein MTNGRAALALALGVVTSIATAGGALVTTPDGSPDPSVVVTCADPPSSAVSDGCRRVRCESRLWLAGEAPAGSPCALRPAVRLTTELPKGVGGTLRVTITPEGAKAPAWQSPGPVPPLPPGRYVVEAARADGSWRCHATLSFPKPRPETVFIPWREPNRVEGRVVDEAGKPRRAVPIRVDAAEGLGWRCDGNSKDVVSRDDGSFRLALDPEADAIVVAGGWDDPRGIAFAPAAPDMRLVPKAPHRATARVLDQEGRPVACRALLDLADAADRRIAPGAEGRCDAEGRVVMGPFASDSAVIDLRPVDALPTRLNVTASSGTALVDLGEVRVTRGATLRVTVRDDQRSPVEGATVVAESRVGLIIKRRTKTAADGVCVLTGLPSSGRVALSVEAPGFVRKSRTGVSPGGDEEVTLARAQPVRGRVVGPAGNGVAATVKASSVHGEPLDTVSSDGDGSFSLSSLPDEVVLLQAEASSAISDIVRVGERSGEITLALHDPDEIQGTVVDSSGVPIAGASVVLVRNVLGDPPEAGAIASTRSGDDGTFRLAAPNKEGAIVVATAPGFAAARAAPSISPTVVTLQPEARLMIKTRSSSPLMVVDAIGIPRVRPGLGRSVLVEHLAAGRCTVELGFSREKQVELAAGTTTEVEFDAGSRVSGRVTAGGRPSAQAIVAIASGSQGAATVSAGVRTDVGGAYAIDDVAPGPVIVSAVSAEGRAERRIEVPETGDVGADLEIVERRLRVLVRDRVSRKPIAGADVEAMPSGVLEFGSAGMSGGDQDLGWETSTCKGGCQSTVTGDDGVAVLTLVKDGAHDLSVEAMGFALWKRSVDVVPGTADLIAELAPGGPPTVRVILDTMPPLVAGALYCIQERSVASGEPIAGESVCQTFKPGPAVIAFRADDAGFARTAVDVPESGELTVTLSVPRAGRLVVPLSPGDRSVRIFDDQGATWNLPYGLGWPRCGLEGGRDAPSNYVCHEMPPGTYTVEVDGRRRTPVVVSGGDSVTAN, from the coding sequence ATGACGAACGGACGTGCCGCTCTCGCCCTGGCGCTCGGTGTCGTCACCTCCATCGCGACCGCGGGGGGGGCTTTGGTGACGACCCCTGACGGATCGCCGGACCCGTCGGTCGTGGTGACGTGCGCCGATCCGCCGTCATCGGCGGTGTCCGACGGATGCCGGCGCGTGCGCTGCGAGTCCCGCCTCTGGCTCGCCGGCGAGGCGCCGGCCGGTTCGCCGTGCGCCCTTCGCCCCGCGGTGCGCCTCACGACCGAGCTTCCCAAGGGCGTGGGCGGCACGCTCCGCGTCACGATCACTCCCGAAGGCGCCAAGGCGCCTGCGTGGCAATCGCCCGGTCCTGTTCCGCCGCTGCCGCCCGGGCGCTACGTCGTCGAGGCGGCTCGCGCCGACGGCTCCTGGCGCTGCCACGCGACGCTATCGTTCCCCAAACCGCGGCCCGAAACGGTGTTCATCCCGTGGCGTGAGCCGAACCGTGTCGAAGGCCGCGTCGTCGACGAAGCCGGAAAGCCGAGAAGAGCGGTTCCCATCCGCGTCGACGCAGCGGAGGGACTCGGGTGGCGCTGTGACGGCAATTCGAAGGACGTCGTGTCCCGCGACGACGGGTCCTTCCGGCTCGCCCTCGACCCGGAGGCCGACGCGATCGTCGTGGCCGGGGGATGGGACGATCCCAGAGGCATCGCCTTCGCGCCGGCCGCTCCGGACATGCGTCTCGTCCCAAAGGCGCCCCATCGGGCGACGGCCCGCGTCCTCGATCAGGAGGGCCGTCCCGTTGCCTGCCGAGCGCTTCTCGACCTCGCCGACGCCGCCGATCGGCGCATCGCGCCCGGGGCTGAAGGGCGCTGCGACGCGGAGGGACGCGTCGTTATGGGGCCGTTCGCTTCCGACTCGGCGGTGATCGACTTGCGTCCCGTCGATGCGCTCCCGACCCGGCTGAACGTCACCGCCTCGTCGGGTACCGCTCTCGTCGATCTCGGCGAAGTCCGCGTCACGCGCGGCGCGACGCTACGGGTCACGGTTCGCGACGATCAGCGTTCCCCGGTCGAGGGAGCGACGGTCGTCGCCGAGAGCCGGGTGGGCCTCATCATCAAGCGCCGAACGAAGACGGCTGCAGACGGCGTCTGCGTCCTCACGGGTCTTCCCTCGTCGGGTCGTGTCGCCTTGTCCGTCGAAGCGCCCGGCTTCGTCCGCAAGAGCCGGACGGGCGTCTCTCCCGGCGGCGACGAGGAGGTCACGCTAGCGCGGGCCCAACCGGTGCGGGGCCGTGTCGTCGGCCCGGCCGGAAACGGCGTCGCGGCGACCGTGAAGGCGTCGTCGGTTCACGGCGAGCCCCTCGACACCGTCAGCAGCGACGGGGACGGATCCTTCTCGCTGAGCTCGTTACCCGACGAGGTCGTGCTCTTGCAAGCCGAGGCTTCCAGCGCGATTTCCGACATCGTGCGGGTCGGCGAACGATCCGGCGAGATCACCCTCGCCCTCCACGATCCCGACGAGATCCAAGGCACCGTCGTCGACTCGAGCGGCGTCCCCATCGCCGGCGCTTCGGTCGTTCTCGTCCGCAACGTGCTCGGCGATCCCCCGGAGGCCGGAGCGATCGCCTCGACCCGGTCGGGAGACGACGGGACGTTCCGGCTCGCCGCCCCCAACAAGGAAGGCGCCATCGTCGTCGCGACCGCTCCGGGCTTTGCTGCCGCGCGGGCCGCACCCTCGATATCGCCCACCGTCGTTACGCTCCAGCCCGAGGCCCGGCTCATGATCAAGACGCGGTCCTCGTCGCCACTCATGGTCGTCGATGCGATCGGCATTCCTCGCGTGCGTCCCGGTCTGGGCCGAAGCGTTCTCGTCGAGCACCTCGCAGCGGGCCGGTGCACGGTCGAGCTCGGTTTCAGCAGGGAAAAACAAGTCGAGCTCGCCGCCGGCACGACCACCGAGGTGGAGTTCGACGCGGGGTCGCGAGTCTCCGGGCGCGTGACCGCCGGCGGCCGGCCGTCGGCGCAGGCGATCGTGGCGATCGCGAGCGGGAGCCAAGGCGCGGCGACGGTCTCGGCGGGCGTGCGCACCGACGTCGGCGGCGCCTACGCCATCGACGACGTCGCGCCGGGGCCCGTCATCGTCAGCGCGGTTTCGGCCGAAGGTCGCGCGGAGCGGCGCATCGAGGTTCCCGAGACCGGAGACGTCGGCGCCGATCTCGAGATCGTCGAGCGCAGACTGCGTGTTCTCGTGCGCGATCGCGTCTCGCGCAAACCGATCGCGGGCGCCGACGTCGAGGCGATGCCGAGCGGAGTACTCGAATTCGGGAGCGCGGGGATGTCCGGCGGCGACCAAGACCTCGGGTGGGAGACGAGCACGTGCAAAGGCGGGTGTCAGAGCACCGTCACCGGCGATGACGGCGTCGCGGTCCTCACGCTCGTAAAGGACGGCGCGCACGACCTCTCGGTTGAGGCGATGGGATTCGCGCTATGGAAGCGCTCCGTCGACGTTGTCCCGGGCACCGCCGATCTCATCGCCGAGCTGGCGCCGGGCGGGCCGCCCACGGTTCGCGTGATCCTCGACACTATGCCCCCCCTGGTTGCCGGTGCTCTTTATTGCATCCAGGAAAGGTCCGTCGCGAGTGGCGAGCCGATCGCGGGTGAGAGTGTCTGCCAGACTTTCAAGCCCGGGCCCGCCGTCATCGCCTTCCGTGCCGACGACGCGGGCTTTGCGCGGACCGCCGTCGACGTTCCGGAGTCCGGCGAGCTCACGGTAACGCTCTCGGTGCCTCGCGCAGGGAGGCTCGTGGTCCCGCTATCCCCGGGCGACCGGAGCGTTCGCATCTTCGACGACCAGGGAGCGACCTGGAACCTTCCCTACGGCCTCGGCTGGCCGCGTTGCGGCCTCGAAGGAGGCAGGGACGCTCCCTCTAACTACGTCTGCCACGAGATGCCGCCCGGGACGTACACCGTCGAGGTCGATGGTCGGAGGCGAACGCCGGTCGTCGTGAGCGGAGGAGACAGCGTGACGGCGAACTGA